The following coding sequences lie in one Apium graveolens cultivar Ventura chromosome 3, ASM990537v1, whole genome shotgun sequence genomic window:
- the LOC141714378 gene encoding uncharacterized protein LOC141714378, which yields MVQALICTQNWIRASSLPLDMSSILENIETFESISSDNSGISEVVDLNKFNATILLYFSNISSFSDGYNSDNRDLFAVNTVDQLQSVVHVTPGYSAYFASPAFLLQYTIRRALSFKKMGTNWLPSEELQLCVSWARQSVDPITGRYSNKNNLWGRIHDDYAKNWCGTPENPRAEPRSKIALDSHWAPLKRALKKWQCAKNQASRYSASGTNLVDEITQAQGLYFKEMNKTFDKWECYEAVAAHSQFIDVPTTSPPFQRNFPTQMDSPPINLNSDDCVDEEGFTTPESNRETESPSSPVRPMGVKASKHAKKKGKQRMTEKEEMSIAIFNNMQCHQKQLVEANIKRDEETLQMSREMLELEKRKEARQARLDALEERKEARLAKHEAIEELREQTKIMTMDTSQMTPNTKKWFKRKKAEIMEQVNETTTGSAYVPRFDDDFYD from the exons ATGGTACAAGCCCTGATATGCACTCAAAACTGGATAAGAGCTTCGTCTTTGCCACTGGATATGAGTTCTATTTTAGAGAATATTGAAACTTTTGAATCTATTAGTTCAG ACAATTCTGGAATTTCTGAAGTTGTGGATCTCAACAAGTTTAATGCTACTATACTACTTTATTTCAGTAACATAAG TTCGTTCTCTGATGGTTATAATTCAGATAATAGGGATCTTTTTGCGGTTAACACAGTCGATCAACTTCAG TCTGTGGTTCATGTCACGCCTGGATACTCTGCTTATTTTGCTAGCCCTGCCTTCCTATTGCAGTATACTATCCGCAGAGCTCTAAGCT TTAAGAAAATGGGTACTAATTGGCTTCCTTCCGAAGAATTACAATTATGTGTTTCGTGGGCTCGACAATCTGTTGATCCGATCACCGGTCGATATTCGAACAAAAATAATTTATGGGGACGAATTCACGACGATTATGCAAAAAATTGGTGTGGCACTCCAGAGAATCCTCGTGCCGAACCTCGTTCAAAAATTGCTCTAGACTCGCATTGGGCACCATTGAAGAGAGCACTTAAAAAATGGCAATGTGCAAAAAATCAAGCTAGTAGATATAGTGCAAGCGGAACCAATTTGGTAGATGAg ATAACTCAGGCTCAAGGACTATATTTTAAGGAAATGAATAAGACATTTGACAAATGGGAATGTTATGAAGCAGTTGCGGCACATTCTCAATTTATAGACGTTCCCACTACTTCTCCTCCATTTCAACGAAATTTTCCAACACAAATGGATTCACCACCAATCAATTTGAATAGTGATGATTGCGTTGATGAAGAAGGTTTCACGACTCCAGAGTCTAATCGGGAAACAGAAAGTCCTTCTAGTCCAGTTAGACCGATGGGAGTAAAGGCGTCCAAACATgcaaaaaagaaaggaaagcaacGTATGACCGAAAAAGAAGAGATGTCTATAGCTATTTTCAATAATATGCAATGTCACCAAAAACAACTAGTGGAGGCCAACATCAAAAGAGACGAGGAAACCCTTCAAATGTCGAGAGAGATGTTAGAACTTGAGAAACGAAAAGAAGCAAGGCAGGCAAGACTTGATGCACTTGAGGAACGGAAAGAAGCAAGATTGGCAAAACACGAGGCTATTGAAGAATTAAGGGAGCAAACAAAGATCATGACAATGGATACTAGCCAAATGACCCCTAATACGAAAAAATGGTTTAAAAGAAAGAAGGCTGAGATCATGGAACAAGTGAATGAGACTACTACTGGCAGTGCTTATGTTCCTCGCTTTGATGATGATTTTTATGATTAG